In one Saimiri boliviensis isolate mSaiBol1 chromosome 3, mSaiBol1.pri, whole genome shotgun sequence genomic region, the following are encoded:
- the DCAF16 gene encoding DDB1- and CUL4-associated factor 16 — MGPRNPSPDHLSESESEEEENMSYLNESSGEEWDSSEEEDSMVPNLSPLESLAWQVKCLLKYSTTWKPLNPNSWLYHAKLLDPSTPVHILREIGLRLSHCSHCVPKLEPIPEWPPLASCGVPPFQKPLTSSSRLSRDHATLNGALQFATKQLSRTLSRATPIPEYLKQIPNSCVSGCCCGWLTKTVKETTRTEPINTTYSYTDFQKAVNKLLTASL; from the coding sequence ATGGGTCCTAGAAATCCTTCTCCTGACCACTTGTCAGAATCAGAaagtgaggaagaagaaaacatgagcTACCTAAATGAGAGTTCTGGGGAAGAGTGGGATTCCTCTGAAGAAGAGGACTCCATGGTACCCAACTTATCACCTCTTGAGAGTCTTGCCTGGCAGGTGaagtgccttttaaaatattctacaacTTGGAAACCTTTAAATCCTAATTCCTGGTTGTATCATGCTAAACTCTTGGATCCAAGCACGCCAGTCCATATACTTCGAGAGATAGGTCTAAGACTCTCCCATTGTTCCCATTGTGTCCCCAAACTGGAACCAATTCCTGAATGGCCCCCTCTGGCCTCTTGTGGAGTCCCACCTTTTCAGAAGCCCCTTACAAGTTCCAGCCGGCTCTctagagatcatgccactctaaaTGGAGCACTGCAGTTTGCCACCAAACAGCTAAGCCGAACACTGAGTAGAGCCACTCCCATACCTGAGTACCTAAAACAGATCCCTAATTCATGTGTTTCTGGGTGTTGCTGTGGCTGGCTAACTAAAACAGTTAAGGAAACAACTCGTACTGAACCCATCAACACTACTTATTCTTACACTGACTTCCAAAAGGCAGTTAACAAACTCCTAACTGCATCACTATAA
- the NCAPG gene encoding condensin complex subunit 3 isoform X1 codes for MGAEKRLLSIKDAFRLAQQPHQNQAKLVVALSRTYRTTDDKTDFHEKFVHYLKYAMVVYKREPAVERVIEFAAKFVTSFHQSDIEDDEEEKDGGLLNYLFTFLLKSHEANSNAVRFRVCQLINKLLGSMPENAQIDDDVFDKINEAMLIRLKDKIPNVRIQAVLALSRLQDPKDDECPVVNAYATLIENDSNSEVRRAVLSCIAPSAKTLPKIVGRTKDVKEAVRKLAYQVLAEKVHMRALSIAQRVMLLQQGLNDRSDAVKQAMQKHLLQGWLRFSEGNILELLHRLDVENSSEVAVSVLNTLFSVTPLNELVEICKNNDGRKLIPVETLTPEIALYWCALCEYLKSKGDEGEEFLEQILPEPVVYADYLLSYIRSIPVVNEENRGDFSYIGNLMTKEFIGQQLILIIKSLDTNEEGGRKKLLAILQEILTLPTIPISLVSFLVGRLLHIIIEDNKRTQIVTEIISEIRAPIVTVGVNDDPADARKKELKMAEIKVKLIEAKEALENCIALQDFNRASELKEEIKALEDARKNLLKETEQLEIKEVHIEKNDAETLQKCLILCYELLKQMSISTGISATMNGIIESLILPGIISVHPVVRNLAVLCLGCCGLQNKDFASKHFVLLLQVLQIDDVTIKISALKAIFDQLMMFGIEPFKTKIKTLHCEGIEINSDDEQESKEVEETATAKNVLKLLSDFLDSEVSELRTGAAEGLAKLMFSGLLVSSRILSRLILLWYNPVTEEDVRLRHCLGVFFPMFAYASRTNQECFEEAFLPTLQTLANAPASSPLAEVDITNVAELLVDLTRPSRLNPQAKTSQDYQALTVHDNLAMKICNEILTSPCSPELRVYTKALSSLELSSHLAKDLLVLLIEILEQVKDRTCLRALEKIKVQLEKENKEFGDQAEAAQDASLTTTIFQNEDEKSKEVYMTPLRGVKATQASKSTQQKTNRGQRKVTISARTNRRRQTAEADSESDHEVPEPESEMKMRLPRRAKTAALEKSKLNLAQFLNEDVS; via the exons ATGGGAGCGGAAAAGAGGCTGCTGTCGATCAAGGACGCTTTTCGGCTGGCGCAGCAGCCGCACCAGAACCAGGCCAAGCTGGTGGTGGCTTTGAGCCGCACCTACCGCACG actgatgataaaacagattttcatgAGAAGTTCGTTCATTACCTTAAATATGCTATGGTGGTCTATAAACGTGAGCCAGCTGTGGAGAGGGTAATAGAATTTGCAGCAAAGTTTGTTACTTCATTTCACCAATCGGATATTGAAGatgatgaggaagagaaagatggtggccttttaaattatttgtttacttttctcttaAAG tctCATGAAGCAAACAGCAATGCAGTGAGATTTAGAGTGTGCCAGCTTATAAACAAGCTTTTGGGAAGTATGCCAGAAAATGCTCAGATTGATGATGATGTGTTCGATAAAATTAATGAAGCCATGCTTATTAGGTTGAAAGATAAGATTCCAAATGTGAGAATACAGGCAGTTCTGGCGCTTTCACGACTTCAGGATCCAAAGGATGATGAATGCCCAGTGGTTAATG caTATGCTACTTTGATTGAAAATGATTCAAATTCAGAAGTTAGACGGGCAGTGTTATCATGTATTGCACCATCTGCAAAGACTTTGCCAAAAATTGTAGGGCGCACCAAGGATGTGAAAGAGGCTGTCAGAAAGCTGGCTTATCAG gttttagcTGAAAAGGTTCATATGAGAGCTTTGTCCATTGCTCAGAGAGTAATGCTCCTTCAACAAGGTCTTAATGACAGATCAG ATGCTGTGAAACAAGCTATGCAGAAGCATCTTCTCCAAGGCTGGTTACGGTTCTCTGAGGGAAATATCTTAGAGCTGCTTCATCGGTTGGATGTAGAAAATTCTTCTGAAGTGGCAGTCTCTGTTCTCAATACCTTGTTTTCAGTGACTCCCCTCAATGAACTGGTGGAAATCTGTAAAAACAATGATGGCAG gaaattgATTCCAGTGGAAACATTAACTCCTGAAATTGCTTTGTATTGGTGTGCCCTTTGTGAATATTTGAAATCAAAAGGAGATGAAGGTGAAGAATTTTTAGAACAGATTTTGCCAGAGCCTGTAGTATATGCAGACTATTTACtgag TTATATTCGGAGCATTCCAGTTgttaatgaagaaaacagaggtgATTTTTCCTATATTGGAAATTTGATGACAAAAGAATTCATAGGTCAACAATTGATTCTAATTATTAAGTCTTTGGATACCAATGAAGAAGGAGGAAG AAAAAAACTGCTGGCTATTTTACAGGAGATTCTTACTCTACCCACAATCCCAATATCcttggtttcttttcttgttggaaGACTACTACACATCATTATAGAAGATAATAAGAGAACACAAATT GTTACAGAAATTATCTCAGAGATTCGGGCGCCCATTGTTACTGTTGGTGTTAATGATGATCCAGCTGatgcaagaaagaaagaactcaag ATGGCTGAAATAAAAGTTAAGCTTATCGAAGCCAAAGAAGCTTTGGAAAATTGCATTGCCTTACAGGATTTTAATCGGGCAtcagaattaaaagaagaaataaaagcattagaAGATGCCAGAAAAAACCTTTTGAAAGAGACAGAGCAACTTGAAATTAAAGAAGTCCACATAGAGAAG aATGATGCTGAAACATTGCAGAAATGTCTTATTTTATGCTATGAATTGTTGAAGCAGATGTCCATTTCAACAGGCATAAGTGCAACTATGAATGGAATCATCGAATCTTTG ATTCTTCCTGGAATAATAAGTGTTCATCCTGTAGTAAGAAACCTGGCTGTTTTATGCTTGGGATGCTGTGGACTACAGAATAAGGATTTTGCAAGTAAACACTTTGTATTACTATTGCAG GTTTTGCAAATTGATGATGTCACAATAAAAATAAGTGCTTTAAAGGCAATCTTTGACCAATTGATGATGTTTGGGATTGAACcatttaaaactaaaatcaaaACCCTTCACTGTGAAGGTATAGAAATAAACAGTGATGATGAACAAGAATCAAAAGAAGTTGAAGAGACTGCTACAGCTAAGAATGTGTTGAAACTCCTTTCTGATTTCTTAGATAGTGAG GTATCTGAACTTAGGACTGGAGCTGCGGAAGGACTAGCCAAGCTGATGTTCTCTGGGCTTTTGGTCAGCAGCAGGATTCTTTCTCGTCTTATTTTGTTATGGTACAATCCTGTGACTGAAGAGGATGTTCGACTTCGACATTGCCTAGGCGTGTTCTTCCCCATGTTTGCTTATGCAAGCAG GACTAATCAGGAATGCTTTGAAGAAGCTTTTCTTCCAACCCTGCAAACACTGGCCAATGCCCCTGCATCTTCTCCTTTAGCTGAAGTTGATATCACAAATGTTGCTGAGTTACTTGTAGATTTGACAAGACCAAGTAGATTAAATCCTCAAGCCAAGACTTCTCAAGATTATCAG GCCTTAACAGTACATGACAATTTGGCTATGAAAATTTGCAATGAGATTTTAACAAGTCCGTGCTCACCAGAACTACGAGTCTATACAAAAGCCTTGAGTTCTTTAGAACTCAGTAGCCATCTTGCAAAAGATCTTCTCGTTCTACTGATTGAGATTCTGGAG caAGTAAAAGATAGGACATGTCTGAGAGCTCTGGAGAAAATCAAggttcaattagaaaaagaaaataaagaatttggtGACCAAGCTGAAGCAGCACAGGATGCCAGCTTGACGAcaactatttttcaaaatgaagatg AAAAGAGTAAAGAAGTATATATGACTCCTCTGAGGGGTGTAAAAGCAACCCAAGCATCAAAATCTACTCAGCAAAAGACTAACAGAG GACAAAGAAAAGTGACAATTTCAGCTAGGACAAATAGGAGACGTCAGACTGCCGAGGCTGATTCTGAAAG TGATCATGAAGTTCCAGAACCAGAATCAGAAATGAAGATGAGACTACCAAGACGAGCCAAAACAGCAGCATTAGAAAAAAGTAAACTTAACCTTGCACAATTTCTCAATGAAGATGTGAGTTAG
- the NCAPG gene encoding condensin complex subunit 3 isoform X2: protein MSRQGLGLPIYTDDKTDFHEKFVHYLKYAMVVYKREPAVERVIEFAAKFVTSFHQSDIEDDEEEKDGGLLNYLFTFLLKSHEANSNAVRFRVCQLINKLLGSMPENAQIDDDVFDKINEAMLIRLKDKIPNVRIQAVLALSRLQDPKDDECPVVNAYATLIENDSNSEVRRAVLSCIAPSAKTLPKIVGRTKDVKEAVRKLAYQVLAEKVHMRALSIAQRVMLLQQGLNDRSDAVKQAMQKHLLQGWLRFSEGNILELLHRLDVENSSEVAVSVLNTLFSVTPLNELVEICKNNDGRKLIPVETLTPEIALYWCALCEYLKSKGDEGEEFLEQILPEPVVYADYLLSYIRSIPVVNEENRGDFSYIGNLMTKEFIGQQLILIIKSLDTNEEGGRKKLLAILQEILTLPTIPISLVSFLVGRLLHIIIEDNKRTQIVTEIISEIRAPIVTVGVNDDPADARKKELKMAEIKVKLIEAKEALENCIALQDFNRASELKEEIKALEDARKNLLKETEQLEIKEVHIEKNDAETLQKCLILCYELLKQMSISTGISATMNGIIESLILPGIISVHPVVRNLAVLCLGCCGLQNKDFASKHFVLLLQVLQIDDVTIKISALKAIFDQLMMFGIEPFKTKIKTLHCEGIEINSDDEQESKEVEETATAKNVLKLLSDFLDSEVSELRTGAAEGLAKLMFSGLLVSSRILSRLILLWYNPVTEEDVRLRHCLGVFFPMFAYASRTNQECFEEAFLPTLQTLANAPASSPLAEVDITNVAELLVDLTRPSRLNPQAKTSQDYQALTVHDNLAMKICNEILTSPCSPELRVYTKALSSLELSSHLAKDLLVLLIEILEQVKDRTCLRALEKIKVQLEKENKEFGDQAEAAQDASLTTTIFQNEDEKSKEVYMTPLRGVKATQASKSTQQKTNRGQRKVTISARTNRRRQTAEADSESDHEVPEPESEMKMRLPRRAKTAALEKSKLNLAQFLNEDVS, encoded by the exons ATGAGTCGTCAGGGCCTGGGCCTTCCCATTTAT actgatgataaaacagattttcatgAGAAGTTCGTTCATTACCTTAAATATGCTATGGTGGTCTATAAACGTGAGCCAGCTGTGGAGAGGGTAATAGAATTTGCAGCAAAGTTTGTTACTTCATTTCACCAATCGGATATTGAAGatgatgaggaagagaaagatggtggccttttaaattatttgtttacttttctcttaAAG tctCATGAAGCAAACAGCAATGCAGTGAGATTTAGAGTGTGCCAGCTTATAAACAAGCTTTTGGGAAGTATGCCAGAAAATGCTCAGATTGATGATGATGTGTTCGATAAAATTAATGAAGCCATGCTTATTAGGTTGAAAGATAAGATTCCAAATGTGAGAATACAGGCAGTTCTGGCGCTTTCACGACTTCAGGATCCAAAGGATGATGAATGCCCAGTGGTTAATG caTATGCTACTTTGATTGAAAATGATTCAAATTCAGAAGTTAGACGGGCAGTGTTATCATGTATTGCACCATCTGCAAAGACTTTGCCAAAAATTGTAGGGCGCACCAAGGATGTGAAAGAGGCTGTCAGAAAGCTGGCTTATCAG gttttagcTGAAAAGGTTCATATGAGAGCTTTGTCCATTGCTCAGAGAGTAATGCTCCTTCAACAAGGTCTTAATGACAGATCAG ATGCTGTGAAACAAGCTATGCAGAAGCATCTTCTCCAAGGCTGGTTACGGTTCTCTGAGGGAAATATCTTAGAGCTGCTTCATCGGTTGGATGTAGAAAATTCTTCTGAAGTGGCAGTCTCTGTTCTCAATACCTTGTTTTCAGTGACTCCCCTCAATGAACTGGTGGAAATCTGTAAAAACAATGATGGCAG gaaattgATTCCAGTGGAAACATTAACTCCTGAAATTGCTTTGTATTGGTGTGCCCTTTGTGAATATTTGAAATCAAAAGGAGATGAAGGTGAAGAATTTTTAGAACAGATTTTGCCAGAGCCTGTAGTATATGCAGACTATTTACtgag TTATATTCGGAGCATTCCAGTTgttaatgaagaaaacagaggtgATTTTTCCTATATTGGAAATTTGATGACAAAAGAATTCATAGGTCAACAATTGATTCTAATTATTAAGTCTTTGGATACCAATGAAGAAGGAGGAAG AAAAAAACTGCTGGCTATTTTACAGGAGATTCTTACTCTACCCACAATCCCAATATCcttggtttcttttcttgttggaaGACTACTACACATCATTATAGAAGATAATAAGAGAACACAAATT GTTACAGAAATTATCTCAGAGATTCGGGCGCCCATTGTTACTGTTGGTGTTAATGATGATCCAGCTGatgcaagaaagaaagaactcaag ATGGCTGAAATAAAAGTTAAGCTTATCGAAGCCAAAGAAGCTTTGGAAAATTGCATTGCCTTACAGGATTTTAATCGGGCAtcagaattaaaagaagaaataaaagcattagaAGATGCCAGAAAAAACCTTTTGAAAGAGACAGAGCAACTTGAAATTAAAGAAGTCCACATAGAGAAG aATGATGCTGAAACATTGCAGAAATGTCTTATTTTATGCTATGAATTGTTGAAGCAGATGTCCATTTCAACAGGCATAAGTGCAACTATGAATGGAATCATCGAATCTTTG ATTCTTCCTGGAATAATAAGTGTTCATCCTGTAGTAAGAAACCTGGCTGTTTTATGCTTGGGATGCTGTGGACTACAGAATAAGGATTTTGCAAGTAAACACTTTGTATTACTATTGCAG GTTTTGCAAATTGATGATGTCACAATAAAAATAAGTGCTTTAAAGGCAATCTTTGACCAATTGATGATGTTTGGGATTGAACcatttaaaactaaaatcaaaACCCTTCACTGTGAAGGTATAGAAATAAACAGTGATGATGAACAAGAATCAAAAGAAGTTGAAGAGACTGCTACAGCTAAGAATGTGTTGAAACTCCTTTCTGATTTCTTAGATAGTGAG GTATCTGAACTTAGGACTGGAGCTGCGGAAGGACTAGCCAAGCTGATGTTCTCTGGGCTTTTGGTCAGCAGCAGGATTCTTTCTCGTCTTATTTTGTTATGGTACAATCCTGTGACTGAAGAGGATGTTCGACTTCGACATTGCCTAGGCGTGTTCTTCCCCATGTTTGCTTATGCAAGCAG GACTAATCAGGAATGCTTTGAAGAAGCTTTTCTTCCAACCCTGCAAACACTGGCCAATGCCCCTGCATCTTCTCCTTTAGCTGAAGTTGATATCACAAATGTTGCTGAGTTACTTGTAGATTTGACAAGACCAAGTAGATTAAATCCTCAAGCCAAGACTTCTCAAGATTATCAG GCCTTAACAGTACATGACAATTTGGCTATGAAAATTTGCAATGAGATTTTAACAAGTCCGTGCTCACCAGAACTACGAGTCTATACAAAAGCCTTGAGTTCTTTAGAACTCAGTAGCCATCTTGCAAAAGATCTTCTCGTTCTACTGATTGAGATTCTGGAG caAGTAAAAGATAGGACATGTCTGAGAGCTCTGGAGAAAATCAAggttcaattagaaaaagaaaataaagaatttggtGACCAAGCTGAAGCAGCACAGGATGCCAGCTTGACGAcaactatttttcaaaatgaagatg AAAAGAGTAAAGAAGTATATATGACTCCTCTGAGGGGTGTAAAAGCAACCCAAGCATCAAAATCTACTCAGCAAAAGACTAACAGAG GACAAAGAAAAGTGACAATTTCAGCTAGGACAAATAGGAGACGTCAGACTGCCGAGGCTGATTCTGAAAG TGATCATGAAGTTCCAGAACCAGAATCAGAAATGAAGATGAGACTACCAAGACGAGCCAAAACAGCAGCATTAGAAAAAAGTAAACTTAACCTTGCACAATTTCTCAATGAAGATGTGAGTTAG
- the NCAPG gene encoding condensin complex subunit 3 isoform X3 — protein sequence MVVYKREPAVERVIEFAAKFVTSFHQSDIEDDEEEKDGGLLNYLFTFLLKSHEANSNAVRFRVCQLINKLLGSMPENAQIDDDVFDKINEAMLIRLKDKIPNVRIQAVLALSRLQDPKDDECPVVNAYATLIENDSNSEVRRAVLSCIAPSAKTLPKIVGRTKDVKEAVRKLAYQVLAEKVHMRALSIAQRVMLLQQGLNDRSDAVKQAMQKHLLQGWLRFSEGNILELLHRLDVENSSEVAVSVLNTLFSVTPLNELVEICKNNDGRKLIPVETLTPEIALYWCALCEYLKSKGDEGEEFLEQILPEPVVYADYLLSYIRSIPVVNEENRGDFSYIGNLMTKEFIGQQLILIIKSLDTNEEGGRKKLLAILQEILTLPTIPISLVSFLVGRLLHIIIEDNKRTQIVTEIISEIRAPIVTVGVNDDPADARKKELKMAEIKVKLIEAKEALENCIALQDFNRASELKEEIKALEDARKNLLKETEQLEIKEVHIEKNDAETLQKCLILCYELLKQMSISTGISATMNGIIESLILPGIISVHPVVRNLAVLCLGCCGLQNKDFASKHFVLLLQVLQIDDVTIKISALKAIFDQLMMFGIEPFKTKIKTLHCEGIEINSDDEQESKEVEETATAKNVLKLLSDFLDSEVSELRTGAAEGLAKLMFSGLLVSSRILSRLILLWYNPVTEEDVRLRHCLGVFFPMFAYASRTNQECFEEAFLPTLQTLANAPASSPLAEVDITNVAELLVDLTRPSRLNPQAKTSQDYQALTVHDNLAMKICNEILTSPCSPELRVYTKALSSLELSSHLAKDLLVLLIEILEQVKDRTCLRALEKIKVQLEKENKEFGDQAEAAQDASLTTTIFQNEDEKSKEVYMTPLRGVKATQASKSTQQKTNRGQRKVTISARTNRRRQTAEADSESDHEVPEPESEMKMRLPRRAKTAALEKSKLNLAQFLNEDVS from the exons ATGGTGGTCTATAAACGTGAGCCAGCTGTGGAGAGGGTAATAGAATTTGCAGCAAAGTTTGTTACTTCATTTCACCAATCGGATATTGAAGatgatgaggaagagaaagatggtggccttttaaattatttgtttacttttctcttaAAG tctCATGAAGCAAACAGCAATGCAGTGAGATTTAGAGTGTGCCAGCTTATAAACAAGCTTTTGGGAAGTATGCCAGAAAATGCTCAGATTGATGATGATGTGTTCGATAAAATTAATGAAGCCATGCTTATTAGGTTGAAAGATAAGATTCCAAATGTGAGAATACAGGCAGTTCTGGCGCTTTCACGACTTCAGGATCCAAAGGATGATGAATGCCCAGTGGTTAATG caTATGCTACTTTGATTGAAAATGATTCAAATTCAGAAGTTAGACGGGCAGTGTTATCATGTATTGCACCATCTGCAAAGACTTTGCCAAAAATTGTAGGGCGCACCAAGGATGTGAAAGAGGCTGTCAGAAAGCTGGCTTATCAG gttttagcTGAAAAGGTTCATATGAGAGCTTTGTCCATTGCTCAGAGAGTAATGCTCCTTCAACAAGGTCTTAATGACAGATCAG ATGCTGTGAAACAAGCTATGCAGAAGCATCTTCTCCAAGGCTGGTTACGGTTCTCTGAGGGAAATATCTTAGAGCTGCTTCATCGGTTGGATGTAGAAAATTCTTCTGAAGTGGCAGTCTCTGTTCTCAATACCTTGTTTTCAGTGACTCCCCTCAATGAACTGGTGGAAATCTGTAAAAACAATGATGGCAG gaaattgATTCCAGTGGAAACATTAACTCCTGAAATTGCTTTGTATTGGTGTGCCCTTTGTGAATATTTGAAATCAAAAGGAGATGAAGGTGAAGAATTTTTAGAACAGATTTTGCCAGAGCCTGTAGTATATGCAGACTATTTACtgag TTATATTCGGAGCATTCCAGTTgttaatgaagaaaacagaggtgATTTTTCCTATATTGGAAATTTGATGACAAAAGAATTCATAGGTCAACAATTGATTCTAATTATTAAGTCTTTGGATACCAATGAAGAAGGAGGAAG AAAAAAACTGCTGGCTATTTTACAGGAGATTCTTACTCTACCCACAATCCCAATATCcttggtttcttttcttgttggaaGACTACTACACATCATTATAGAAGATAATAAGAGAACACAAATT GTTACAGAAATTATCTCAGAGATTCGGGCGCCCATTGTTACTGTTGGTGTTAATGATGATCCAGCTGatgcaagaaagaaagaactcaag ATGGCTGAAATAAAAGTTAAGCTTATCGAAGCCAAAGAAGCTTTGGAAAATTGCATTGCCTTACAGGATTTTAATCGGGCAtcagaattaaaagaagaaataaaagcattagaAGATGCCAGAAAAAACCTTTTGAAAGAGACAGAGCAACTTGAAATTAAAGAAGTCCACATAGAGAAG aATGATGCTGAAACATTGCAGAAATGTCTTATTTTATGCTATGAATTGTTGAAGCAGATGTCCATTTCAACAGGCATAAGTGCAACTATGAATGGAATCATCGAATCTTTG ATTCTTCCTGGAATAATAAGTGTTCATCCTGTAGTAAGAAACCTGGCTGTTTTATGCTTGGGATGCTGTGGACTACAGAATAAGGATTTTGCAAGTAAACACTTTGTATTACTATTGCAG GTTTTGCAAATTGATGATGTCACAATAAAAATAAGTGCTTTAAAGGCAATCTTTGACCAATTGATGATGTTTGGGATTGAACcatttaaaactaaaatcaaaACCCTTCACTGTGAAGGTATAGAAATAAACAGTGATGATGAACAAGAATCAAAAGAAGTTGAAGAGACTGCTACAGCTAAGAATGTGTTGAAACTCCTTTCTGATTTCTTAGATAGTGAG GTATCTGAACTTAGGACTGGAGCTGCGGAAGGACTAGCCAAGCTGATGTTCTCTGGGCTTTTGGTCAGCAGCAGGATTCTTTCTCGTCTTATTTTGTTATGGTACAATCCTGTGACTGAAGAGGATGTTCGACTTCGACATTGCCTAGGCGTGTTCTTCCCCATGTTTGCTTATGCAAGCAG GACTAATCAGGAATGCTTTGAAGAAGCTTTTCTTCCAACCCTGCAAACACTGGCCAATGCCCCTGCATCTTCTCCTTTAGCTGAAGTTGATATCACAAATGTTGCTGAGTTACTTGTAGATTTGACAAGACCAAGTAGATTAAATCCTCAAGCCAAGACTTCTCAAGATTATCAG GCCTTAACAGTACATGACAATTTGGCTATGAAAATTTGCAATGAGATTTTAACAAGTCCGTGCTCACCAGAACTACGAGTCTATACAAAAGCCTTGAGTTCTTTAGAACTCAGTAGCCATCTTGCAAAAGATCTTCTCGTTCTACTGATTGAGATTCTGGAG caAGTAAAAGATAGGACATGTCTGAGAGCTCTGGAGAAAATCAAggttcaattagaaaaagaaaataaagaatttggtGACCAAGCTGAAGCAGCACAGGATGCCAGCTTGACGAcaactatttttcaaaatgaagatg AAAAGAGTAAAGAAGTATATATGACTCCTCTGAGGGGTGTAAAAGCAACCCAAGCATCAAAATCTACTCAGCAAAAGACTAACAGAG GACAAAGAAAAGTGACAATTTCAGCTAGGACAAATAGGAGACGTCAGACTGCCGAGGCTGATTCTGAAAG TGATCATGAAGTTCCAGAACCAGAATCAGAAATGAAGATGAGACTACCAAGACGAGCCAAAACAGCAGCATTAGAAAAAAGTAAACTTAACCTTGCACAATTTCTCAATGAAGATGTGAGTTAG